A single genomic interval of Corvus hawaiiensis isolate bCorHaw1 chromosome 5, bCorHaw1.pri.cur, whole genome shotgun sequence harbors:
- the LOC125326596 gene encoding cytochrome c oxidase assembly protein COX18, mitochondrial has translation MRRIVTELYVRDNCHPFKATLLLWVQIPVWVCVSLALRNCSVGALGSAVQEQFSSGGALWFTDLTAPDSTWILPVSLGLVNLLVVEIFASQKNPQVSRFQKLVTNFFRVVSVVMIPIAATVPSSMALYWLSSSLVGLSHNLLLRSPTFRRLCCIPRTKSDSDTPYRDIMAALAAKYSFKK, from the exons ATGCGGAGGATTGTTACGGAGCTGTACGTCCGGGACAACTGCCACCCCTTCAAAGccaccctgctgctgtgggtgcagATCCCCGTGTGGGTGTGCGTGTCCCTGGCTCTGCGCAACTGCAGCGTCGGTGCCCTGGGCTCAGCAG TACAAGAACAGTTTTCATCAGGAGGAGCACTGTGGTTTACGGACCTCACGGCACCCGATTCCACGTGGATTTTGCCCGTTTCCCTGGGGCTGGTGAATTTGCTGGTGGTGGAG aTCTTtgcttcccaaaaaaacccGCAAGTTTCCCGGTTCCAGAAGCTTGTTACGAACTTCTTCCGCGTGGTGTCTGTGGTGATGATCCCTATTGCTGCCACGGTGCCCTCT TCCATGGCGCTGTACTGGCTGTCCTCGAGCCTCGTGGGACTCTCCCACAACCTCCTGCTGCGCTCTCCCACCTTCCGCCGGCTGTGCTGCATCCCAAGGACCAAATCCGACTCGGATACTCCTTACAGGGACATCATGGCTGCCTTGGCTGCTAAGTACAGCTTCAAGAAATGA